From the Spiroplasma chrysopicola DF-1 genome, one window contains:
- the mgtA gene encoding magnesium-translocating P-type ATPase: MRKTNFFHKHKKKKHIYAYEEQIRKNAKASQEELLNEFKIASYGLSEKEVQDRQAKYGKNEVKEKKFPWGWEFLKSYFSPFNIILLLITTYSLYSYFSEDEPSIFDLVAACIVGGMILLSGTFTYIQTIRGNLIAKKLTKFISKKTIVIREPYLTTNEINRNNEFEFIKYGTEMSANELVPGDLIHLATGDVIPADVRVILSNNLLINQSSLTGESLPVQKQDLYQETNNFIDFENICLMGTTVVSGNALGVVVATGENTYFSSISETISERRPQTSFAKGIKKVTFLLIIFMLVMVPIVLVLNGLTKNDWTTSLVFAISIAVGLTPEMLPMIVTSNLARGSKKLSQQKIITKNLSAIQNLGAIDVLCTDKTGTITNDNIELVDYRTLDNKNNEHLLKLLYLNAFYQTGIRNPLDSAITNYIDKNNLTITTNAYQKIHEIPFDFHRRRLTIIVKTAYDESIVISKGAVEEILSTCKYVEYQGKIVPLDDSMMRQIKSTVDDQNSQGLRVLGLAYKNLQAKTDDFIDSAEGELIFCGFASFLDTPKASAAGMIKSLAHYGVDLKILTGDNEQVTRAICKRINLKIKGVISGSEIEKMTPEQLAKIVEKNNIFVKLTPIQKVEVIKALKMNNHVVGYMGDGINDAPVLRQSDVAISVDNATDIVKEASDLILLEKSLNVIEEGIVEGRKVFGNILKYIKITIASQFGNVFSVLVASAWLPFTPMMPVQLLFQNLLYDISQFAIAFDRVDSSFLAKPQRWTTKDFLPFALINGPVSSIFDIVTFAVLYIGYDVKNHVDDPSAIAMFNAGWFIEGLLTQILVVQMFRTEKIPFIQSRSPWPVNVMTGLLCAIGFTIPFTVLGANMSMVSPPYSFIGIVIAIIISYCLLSQLVKMGYIKIFKKWL; the protein is encoded by the coding sequence ATGAGAAAAACTAATTTCTTTCATAAACATAAAAAGAAAAAGCATATTTATGCTTATGAAGAACAAATTCGAAAAAATGCCAAAGCTAGTCAAGAAGAACTATTAAATGAATTTAAAATTGCCAGTTATGGATTAAGCGAAAAAGAAGTGCAAGATCGTCAAGCCAAGTATGGTAAAAATGAAGTTAAGGAAAAAAAGTTTCCTTGGGGATGGGAATTTCTTAAAAGTTATTTTAGTCCGTTTAATATCATTTTGCTTTTAATTACTACCTACAGTTTATATAGTTACTTTTCAGAAGATGAACCTTCAATTTTTGATTTAGTAGCAGCTTGTATTGTTGGAGGAATGATTTTATTAAGTGGAACATTTACTTACATTCAAACAATTCGTGGTAATTTAATTGCAAAAAAATTAACAAAGTTTATTAGTAAAAAAACGATTGTCATTCGCGAACCATATTTAACAACAAATGAAATTAATCGTAATAATGAGTTTGAATTTATTAAATATGGAACAGAGATGAGCGCGAATGAATTAGTTCCAGGAGATTTAATTCATTTAGCAACTGGTGATGTTATCCCAGCTGATGTGCGAGTTATTTTAAGTAATAACTTATTAATTAATCAGTCAAGTTTAACAGGAGAATCTTTACCAGTTCAAAAACAAGATCTTTATCAGGAAACAAATAATTTTATTGATTTTGAAAATATTTGTCTAATGGGAACAACTGTTGTTTCAGGAAATGCTTTAGGAGTTGTTGTTGCTACGGGAGAGAATACTTATTTCTCATCAATTTCTGAAACAATTTCTGAACGCCGCCCGCAAACTAGTTTTGCCAAAGGAATTAAAAAAGTAACATTCTTATTAATTATTTTTATGTTAGTAATGGTGCCAATTGTTTTAGTTTTAAATGGATTAACAAAAAATGATTGAACAACTTCATTAGTTTTTGCGATTTCAATAGCGGTTGGGTTAACACCAGAAATGTTGCCAATGATTGTTACATCAAATTTAGCCCGTGGTTCAAAAAAATTAAGCCAGCAAAAAATTATTACTAAAAATCTTAGTGCAATTCAAAATTTAGGAGCAATTGATGTTTTATGTACCGATAAAACAGGGACAATTACAAATGACAATATTGAACTAGTTGATTATCGTACTTTAGATAATAAAAATAATGAACATTTGCTTAAACTATTATATTTAAATGCCTTTTATCAAACCGGAATTCGTAATCCATTAGATTCAGCTATTACAAATTATATTGATAAAAATAATTTAACTATTACAACTAATGCTTATCAAAAAATTCATGAAATTCCTTTTGATTTTCACCGTCGTCGCTTAACAATAATTGTTAAAACAGCTTACGATGAATCAATTGTCATTAGTAAAGGAGCTGTTGAAGAAATTCTAAGTACATGTAAGTATGTTGAATATCAAGGTAAAATAGTGCCATTAGATGATAGTATGATGCGTCAGATCAAAAGTACTGTTGATGATCAAAATTCACAAGGTTTACGTGTTTTAGGATTAGCATACAAAAATTTACAGGCTAAAACTGATGATTTTATTGATAGCGCTGAAGGAGAATTAATTTTCTGTGGATTTGCTAGTTTTCTAGATACACCAAAAGCATCAGCCGCGGGAATGATTAAATCATTAGCCCATTATGGAGTTGATTTGAAAATTTTAACAGGGGATAATGAACAAGTAACTCGCGCTATTTGTAAACGAATTAATTTAAAAATCAAAGGGGTAATTTCAGGAAGTGAAATTGAAAAAATGACCCCTGAACAGTTAGCAAAAATTGTTGAAAAAAATAACATTTTTGTTAAATTAACACCAATTCAAAAAGTTGAAGTTATTAAAGCTTTAAAAATGAATAACCATGTTGTTGGTTATATGGGGGATGGAATTAATGATGCCCCAGTTCTTCGCCAAAGTGATGTGGCAATTTCAGTTGATAATGCCACTGATATTGTTAAAGAAGCATCAGACTTAATTTTATTAGAAAAATCTTTAAATGTAATTGAAGAAGGAATCGTTGAAGGGCGAAAAGTCTTTGGTAATATTTTAAAATATATCAAAATTACCATTGCTTCGCAATTTGGTAATGTCTTTAGTGTTTTAGTTGCTTCAGCATGATTACCATTTACCCCAATGATGCCAGTTCAATTATTATTCCAAAATCTATTATATGATATTTCCCAATTTGCGATTGCCTTTGATCGGGTTGATAGTAGCTTTTTAGCAAAACCCCAGCGTTGAACCACAAAAGACTTTTTACCATTTGCCTTAATTAACGGCCCAGTATCATCAATTTTTGATATTGTGACCTTTGCTGTTTTATATATTGGCTATGATGTTAAAAATCATGTTGATGACCCATCAGCAATAGCAATGTTTAATGCCGGATGATTTATCGAAGGACTATTAACACAAATTTTAGTTGTTCAAATGTTCCGAACAGAAAAAATTCCATTTATTCAATCGCGTTCACCATGGCCAGTTAATGTCATGACCGGACTATTATGTGCAATAGGCTTTACAATACCATTTACAGTTTTAGGAGCAAATATGAGCATGGTTTCACCACCATATTCATTTATTGGAATTGTAATTGCCATAATTATAAGTTACTGTCTACTTAGTCAGTTAGTCAAAATGGGTTATATTAAAATCTTTAAAAAATGATTATAA
- a CDS encoding UPF0236 family transposase-like protein, which yields MGVDDTYTNIFNYNKKLRKKEISKSTIRMAYAHTGFDEKKSINNRRFLRDKKLFMILNDKGKNELHNYDQKLYKFLNENYELKNKKLIILGDGASWIKTIASQFHSDIVLDEFHLKKYLHQCFSFRRFKLKTKGYLNSVEIKKRAIYYDFGSIY from the coding sequence GTGGGAGTTGATGATACGTACACCAATATTTTTAATTACAACAAAAAATTACGAAAGAAAGAAATTAGTAAAAGTACAATCCGGATGGCGTATGCCCATACCGGTTTTGATGAAAAAAAGTCAATTAATAATCGTAGATTTTTAAGAGATAAAAAATTATTTATGATTTTAAATGATAAAGGAAAAAATGAATTACACAATTATGATCAAAAATTGTATAAGTTTCTAAATGAAAACTATGAATTAAAAAATAAAAAACTTATTATTCTAGGGGATGGTGCATCATGAATTAAAACAATTGCATCTCAATTTCATTCTGATATTGTTTTAGATGAATTTCATTTAAAAAAATATTTACATCAATGTTTTAGTTTTCGTAGGTTTAAACTAAAAACAAAAGGTTATTTAAATTCAGTCGAAATTAAAAAGCGAGCAATATATTATGACTTTGGAAGCATTTATTAA
- a CDS encoding PTS system protein — MIDYSRIYKVRKQKKGKNYNREKKRKLYSSFIKVSLIVIILLAIVSLLSGIGKLIIYLSSVSILLSLGNGLMAIGNITFSNLGVIFFLVVIIAITNNIKAIITGLFVLLFFFSFQQFFIEYSYDVKNIQFKSFLFFYTNLNTANLSSIFGLIYLKLPLVGGLILGVLSSYIFNKYHEYRLPKNIGFLNGISFVTLVLIPIIIVFDFLYVLLFIGFNEIILLFNNILISSDNIGNLIGAGLISMLIKFFGFDQIENGGAFLPLYSYDSFLSHFIHAANQHGWKLSQFTNNWYNQNNVVSEELNRVWEYLQHLSFGNKKFSNLTWINLLSVGNLPIDAKGTLAPFTEWFTSGSINDILAANYNQTNALTFSLAFSMGVVSILTAKKENRLSTISIIILIIGSTILTGNLWPLELLFLFVTPFLYCLMYLPINLFNWVIMFGLGMYAPLDYSQGLVLFLITGFKYHGLFSNLHLVVILNICWITVITPVVCRYVKWNNLSLVGYQEEILPRITKRQYHEIFNH; from the coding sequence ATGATAGATTATTCAAGAATCTATAAAGTACGTAAGCAAAAAAAAGGTAAAAATTATAATAGAGAAAAAAAACGAAAATTATATAGTAGTTTTATTAAAGTATCATTAATAGTGATTATTTTACTAGCAATTGTTTCCTTATTATCAGGAATTGGAAAATTAATAATTTATTTATCTTCAGTTTCAATTTTATTATCATTAGGAAATGGTTTAATGGCAATTGGTAATATTACTTTTAGTAATTTAGGAGTTATTTTCTTTTTAGTAGTAATTATTGCGATTACTAACAATATTAAAGCAATAATAACAGGTCTTTTTGTGTTATTATTTTTCTTTAGTTTTCAACAATTCTTTATTGAATATTCTTATGATGTTAAAAATATTCAATTTAAAAGTTTTCTATTTTTTTATACTAATTTAAACACCGCTAATTTATCAAGTATTTTTGGATTAATATATCTTAAATTACCATTAGTAGGGGGTCTTATCTTGGGGGTCTTATCTTCATATATTTTTAATAAATATCATGAATATCGATTACCAAAGAACATAGGATTTTTAAATGGAATCTCTTTTGTAACGCTAGTTTTAATTCCTATTATTATTGTTTTTGATTTTTTATATGTATTACTTTTTATTGGATTTAATGAAATTATTTTATTATTTAATAACATTCTAATAAGCAGTGATAATATTGGTAATTTAATTGGTGCTGGTTTAATTTCGATGCTTATAAAGTTTTTTGGCTTTGATCAAATTGAAAATGGGGGAGCTTTTTTACCACTGTATTCATATGATAGTTTTTTATCACACTTTATACATGCTGCAAATCAACACGGTTGAAAACTAAGTCAGTTTACCAATAACTGATATAATCAAAATAATGTAGTAAGTGAAGAATTAAATAGGGTATGAGAATATTTACAACATCTGTCATTTGGTAATAAAAAATTTAGTAATTTAACATGAATAAATTTACTATCAGTTGGTAATTTACCAATTGATGCAAAAGGGACATTAGCACCATTTACCGAATGATTTACTTCAGGTTCTATTAATGATATTTTAGCTGCTAATTATAATCAAACAAATGCTTTAACATTTTCTTTAGCATTTTCAATGGGGGTTGTATCAATTTTAACTGCTAAAAAAGAAAATCGATTGTCAACAATTAGCATTATTATTTTAATTATAGGGAGTACAATTTTAACGGGTAATTTATGACCATTAGAATTATTATTTTTGTTTGTGACACCATTCTTATATTGCCTTATGTATTTACCAATTAATTTATTTAATTGAGTAATTATGTTTGGTCTTGGGATGTATGCCCCACTTGATTATTCACAGGGATTAGTGTTGTTTTTAATTACTGGTTTTAAATATCATGGTTTATTTAGTAATTTACATTTAGTTGTCATTTTAAATATTTGTTGAATTACAGTTATTACACCAGTTGTTTGCCGCTATGTTAAATGAAATAATCTTTCGCTTGTTGGATATCAAGAAGAAATATTACCTCGTATTACAAAACGACAATATCATGAAATATTTAATCATTAA
- the trpS gene encoding tryptophan--tRNA ligase encodes MEQKQHPTIVSGITATGNLTLGNYIGAIKNFINLQEDNNLIIFVANLHAITIPISKEDLRKNIKSMVALYYACGLDPVKSTIFIQSDVLEHTLLGHILLCNTTVGELSRMTQYKDKANKMKAENGTEFIPTGLLTYPALMAADILLYDADLVPVGLDQKQHIELTRNLAERMNNKYQTNLFKIPDGFIPPIGNKIMDLQDPTKKMSKSSNNPKSFIALLDSPNEIIKKIKSAVTDSEGKIYFDPEKKPGISNLLVIYSALKNIPIQSAVDELKDYDYGQFKTIVAQTIIETLNPLQAKYHELINSPAIDDLITTGAQKAREIASRKIIKVNNAIGLNYKRK; translated from the coding sequence ATGGAACAAAAACAACACCCAACAATCGTATCAGGAATTACAGCAACTGGGAATTTAACATTAGGAAATTATATTGGTGCTATTAAAAATTTTATTAATTTACAAGAAGATAATAATTTAATTATTTTTGTCGCTAATCTACATGCCATTACAATTCCAATTAGCAAAGAGGATTTACGCAAAAATATTAAAAGTATGGTGGCATTATATTATGCTTGTGGTCTTGATCCAGTTAAATCAACAATTTTTATTCAATCTGATGTCCTGGAACACACCCTATTAGGTCATATTTTATTATGTAATACTACTGTTGGTGAATTATCACGAATGACCCAATATAAAGATAAAGCAAATAAAATGAAAGCCGAAAATGGAACCGAATTTATTCCAACAGGATTATTAACTTATCCGGCATTAATGGCTGCTGATATTTTATTATATGATGCCGATTTAGTTCCTGTGGGACTTGATCAAAAACAACATATTGAATTAACGAGAAATTTAGCTGAGCGAATGAATAATAAATACCAAACAAATTTATTTAAGATTCCTGATGGTTTTATTCCCCCAATTGGGAATAAAATTATGGATTTACAAGACCCAACCAAAAAAATGAGTAAATCATCAAATAACCCAAAATCATTTATTGCCTTATTAGATTCACCAAATGAAATTATCAAAAAAATTAAAAGCGCTGTAACTGATTCAGAAGGGAAAATTTATTTTGACCCCGAGAAGAAACCAGGAATTAGTAATTTACTAGTAATTTATTCCGCTTTAAAAAATATTCCAATTCAAAGTGCAGTTGATGAATTAAAAGATTATGATTATGGACAATTTAAAACAATTGTTGCCCAAACAATTATTGAAACCTTAAATCCTCTGCAAGCAAAATATCATGAATTAATTAATAGTCCAGCAATTGATGATTTAATTACCACAGGGGCTCAAAAAGCACGTGAAATTGCTAGTAGAAAAATAATTAAAGTTAATAATGCCATTGGTTTAAACTATAAAAGAAAATAG
- a CDS encoding acetate kinase, which translates to MILVINAGSSSMKFQLYKINANNDFEVICKGLAERIYLDGRFTIKYKGEEFETEEQLPDHSATAKVLINKLKEHKVINDFSDIKGIGHRIVHGGERFTQSTIITDEVFMEIKKMITLAPLHNPPAIAAIKAFRNIIAVPNVAVFDTSFHTTISEENYLYSVPYEWYTDHQVRRYGFHGISYRYITNHLAKILEKPVEEVNAVICHLGNGASMCAVKKGKSFDTSMGLTPLEGLIMGTRSGDIDPSIHQYIATETGQDLATITDILNKKSGLLGISGVSSDLRDVFASSKENQRSRLALKMSSKRIAKYLLAYANELDGEVDAIVFTAGIGENSAAMRQLVINNLKILKVDLDPIANEKKYDSEKLISSTRSILPIYAIRTDEEIMICTDTYNLTKK; encoded by the coding sequence ATGATTTTAGTGATAAACGCTGGTAGCAGCTCAATGAAATTTCAACTTTATAAAATTAATGCTAATAATGATTTTGAAGTTATTTGCAAAGGTTTAGCCGAACGAATTTATTTGGATGGCCGTTTTACAATTAAATATAAAGGGGAAGAATTTGAAACCGAAGAACAATTGCCTGACCATAGTGCTACGGCAAAAGTCTTAATTAATAAACTAAAAGAGCACAAGGTAATTAATGATTTTTCTGATATTAAAGGAATCGGTCACCGTATTGTTCATGGTGGTGAGCGATTTACTCAATCAACAATTATTACTGATGAAGTTTTTATGGAAATTAAAAAAATGATTACCTTAGCGCCATTACATAATCCCCCAGCGATTGCAGCAATCAAAGCTTTTCGTAATATAATTGCTGTTCCAAATGTTGCGGTCTTTGATACATCATTTCATACAACAATTTCTGAAGAAAATTATTTATATTCAGTACCTTATGAATGATATACTGATCACCAAGTTCGCCGCTATGGTTTTCACGGGATTTCATATCGCTATATAACAAACCATTTAGCAAAAATCTTAGAAAAACCAGTTGAGGAAGTTAATGCTGTCATTTGTCATTTAGGAAATGGAGCATCAATGTGTGCTGTTAAAAAAGGAAAAAGTTTTGATACTTCAATGGGTTTAACACCATTGGAGGGTTTAATTATGGGAACAAGAAGTGGTGATATTGATCCATCAATTCATCAATATATTGCAACAGAAACGGGCCAAGATTTAGCAACAATTACCGATATTTTAAATAAAAAATCTGGTTTATTAGGAATCTCAGGGGTTTCTTCTGATTTGCGTGATGTTTTTGCATCAAGTAAAGAAAATCAACGTAGTCGCTTAGCTTTAAAAATGAGCAGTAAAAGAATTGCAAAGTATTTATTAGCTTATGCCAACGAACTTGATGGAGAAGTTGATGCGATTGTGTTTACAGCTGGAATTGGTGAAAATTCAGCGGCAATGCGCCAATTGGTTATTAATAATTTAAAAATCTTAAAAGTTGATTTAGACCCAATAGCAAATGAAAAGAAATATGATTCAGAAAAATTAATTTCTTCAACGCGTTCAATCTTACCAATTTATGCAATTCGTACAGATGAAGAAATTATGATTTGTACAGATACCTATAATTTAACAAAAAAATAA